In a single window of the Papaver somniferum cultivar HN1 chromosome 8, ASM357369v1, whole genome shotgun sequence genome:
- the LOC113306753 gene encoding protein cornichon homolog 4-like translates to MVWLAWLLSFFLLIALLALLVYQLMCLADLEFDYINPYDSAARINSVVLPEFIAQGVLAILFLLSGHWVMFLLNIPCLYYNVRLYIGKQHLVDVTEIFNLLNWEKKQRLVKLVYLVLVLFLTLFWLIYSVLEDDE, encoded by the exons ATGGTCTGGTTAGCATGGCTCCtctccttctttcttctcatCGCTTTGCTTGCCCTATTAGTTTACCAG CTTATGTGCTTAGCAGACTTGGAGTTTGATTATATCAATCCATATGATTCAGCGGCAAGGATAAACAGTGTAGTTTTGCCCGAATTCATTGCACAAGGAGTTCTGGCCATTCTTTTTCTCCTATCAGGGCACTGGGTTATGTTTCTTCTCAATATCCCATGCCTTTACTATAATGTCAGACT TTATATCGGGAAGCAGCATTTAGTAGATGTAACTGAGATCTTCAACCTGCTCAACTGGGAAAAGAAGCAACGGCTTGTTAAGCTAGTCTATCTTGTTCTTGTCCTCTTTTTAACCCTATTTTG GTTGATTTATAGTGTGCTGGAGGACGATGAGTGA